A window of the Pseudomonas sp. B21_DOA genome harbors these coding sequences:
- the efeO gene encoding iron uptake system protein EfeO, translating into MIAAGGLFWYASNMAAAKRQHNHDEIIVNIHPHSCEPNALTVPAGRASFRIVNRSERAVEWEILDGVLVVEERENIAPGLSQVINANLQPGDYAITCGLLSNPRGTLHVTPTAASDAAAKAKPSMVAFVGPLSEFRVYLAVQGSALIKAATALNQAVASGDLAQAQALYLPARAAYQRLAPAAQRLAELDNHINARADYFEKREQDPAFVGFHRLEYALFQQRKLDDVAPIAPRLLADVTELKQQLLAQSLPPEQLVSIVVRNLNSLAEVRAASGEEERYSHSDLNGFAANAQTARKVVDLLRPMLSKSSADVLANVDQALSDFDSQLNAFKSADGYVSYDAVTAAQRQQIAAKAKTLATALDGIDPALGLSGL; encoded by the coding sequence ATGATCGCCGCCGGTGGATTGTTCTGGTACGCCTCGAACATGGCCGCCGCCAAGCGTCAGCACAACCACGACGAAATCATCGTCAATATCCATCCGCACAGTTGTGAGCCGAATGCGCTGACGGTGCCGGCCGGCCGCGCCAGCTTCCGCATCGTCAACCGCTCCGAGCGTGCGGTCGAGTGGGAAATTCTCGACGGCGTGCTGGTGGTCGAAGAGCGGGAAAACATCGCCCCGGGCCTGAGCCAGGTGATCAACGCCAACCTGCAACCGGGCGACTACGCGATCACCTGCGGCTTGCTCAGCAACCCGCGCGGCACCTTGCACGTCACACCGACGGCAGCGTCGGATGCCGCCGCCAAGGCCAAGCCGTCAATGGTGGCGTTCGTTGGACCATTGTCGGAATTTCGCGTGTATCTGGCCGTTCAGGGCAGCGCGTTGATCAAAGCGGCGACGGCGCTGAATCAGGCGGTCGCCAGTGGCGATCTTGCGCAGGCGCAAGCGTTGTACCTGCCGGCGCGTGCCGCGTATCAGCGTCTGGCGCCGGCGGCGCAGCGTCTGGCCGAGCTGGACAATCACATCAATGCCCGCGCCGATTATTTCGAGAAGCGCGAGCAGGATCCGGCTTTTGTCGGTTTCCATCGCCTCGAATACGCGCTGTTTCAGCAGCGCAAACTCGACGATGTCGCGCCGATTGCCCCGCGCCTGCTCGCTGACGTCACCGAGCTCAAACAGCAATTGCTCGCCCAGTCACTGCCACCGGAGCAACTGGTGAGCATCGTCGTGCGCAACCTCAACAGCCTCGCCGAGGTGCGCGCTGCCAGCGGAGAAGAAGAGCGCTACAGCCACAGCGATCTCAACGGTTTCGCCGCCAACGCGCAAACCGCGCGCAAGGTCGTCGACCTGTTGCGCCCAATGCTGAGCAAATCCTCCGCTGACGTGTTGGCGAACGTCGATCAGGCGCTGAGTGATTTCGACAGCCAGCTCAACGCGTTCAAATCCGCCGATGGCTACGTCAGTTACGACGCCGTGACCGCCGCGCAACGCCAGCAGATCGCCGCCAAAGCCAAGACTCTGGCCACGGCGCTGGATGGCATCGACCCCGCCCTCGGCCTTTCCGGCCTGTAA